A window from Sinorhizobium fredii encodes these proteins:
- a CDS encoding protein-L-isoaspartate O-methyltransferase family protein, which yields MNFEAARIKMVDNQIRTTDVTSHSVLTAFLSVPREEFVPAKMKELAYIDTDIELVGGATPRYLMEPSPLAKLLQLAQITKADKVLEIGSGTGYASSLLSLIAGSVVALESDEALAAAATETLARLGYGSVKVVGGDLNKGYAAEAPYDVIFINGAVETIPASLFEQLRDGGRLVAVEGFGNASRAKLYVRESGRTSERSDFNTSVKPLPGFNRERSFIF from the coding sequence ATGAACTTCGAAGCAGCGCGCATTAAGATGGTGGACAATCAGATCCGGACGACGGATGTGACCTCCCATTCGGTTCTGACTGCCTTCCTCTCCGTGCCGCGCGAGGAATTCGTGCCGGCGAAGATGAAGGAACTCGCCTATATCGACACGGATATCGAGCTCGTCGGCGGCGCCACCCCGCGCTACCTCATGGAGCCGTCTCCGCTGGCAAAGCTGCTGCAGCTCGCCCAGATCACCAAAGCCGACAAGGTGCTCGAGATCGGTTCCGGGACGGGCTATGCTTCCTCGCTGCTGTCGCTGATCGCCGGCTCGGTCGTGGCGCTGGAGAGCGACGAGGCGTTGGCGGCCGCAGCGACTGAGACGCTGGCGCGGCTCGGCTATGGCAGTGTCAAGGTCGTGGGCGGCGATCTTAACAAGGGGTATGCTGCCGAAGCGCCCTATGACGTGATCTTCATCAATGGTGCGGTCGAAACGATTCCCGCTTCCCTTTTTGAGCAGCTTCGCGACGGCGGCCGACTGGTCGCCGTGGAAGGGTTTGGTAACGCATCGCGTGCGAAACTCTATGTGCGAGAATCGGGCAGGACTTCCGAGCGATCCGATTTCAATACGTCCGTAAAGCCGCTGCCCGGGTTCAATCGCGAGCGGTCTTTTATTTTCTGA
- the tolC gene encoding outer membrane channel protein TolC produces MVSIVRKAALWAAVSTSVLLAPHAVLAETIFGAMAKAYANNPDLNAARAGLRATDEGVPIAKSGYRPQVSASATGTLTRVDQERTGTRDFHDGQVGISITQTIFDGFQTLNNVRAAQSDVFSGRETLKANEIQILLSAAQSYANIARDQQIVSIRRQNLAFLREQLNAAQARLDVGEGTRTDVSQAEAELANAQSLLVAAIAQLKQSEAVYVQIVGAAPTGIRQPGPATKGMPRSLDQAVATGLRENPQILAAQYNVDSAGFQVKSAEGTMLPGVVLQGSVTRNTGNSGTSGLDDTTASVTARLEVPIYQGGAEYGQIRQAKEILGQQRILVDSARASVQQTVVSAHAQLESALARITASRSQISAANLALEGVIEERKVGQRTTLDVLDAQQDVLDAQESLAAAQRDAVVASYALLAAMGKLTVAVQGLQVAEYRPEQHYEAVKDKWFGLRTVDGR; encoded by the coding sequence ATGGTGTCGATTGTCCGCAAAGCAGCCTTGTGGGCGGCTGTCTCGACCAGTGTATTGCTTGCGCCGCACGCCGTGCTCGCTGAGACGATCTTCGGGGCAATGGCCAAGGCCTATGCGAACAATCCGGATCTCAATGCCGCTCGCGCCGGCCTCAGGGCCACGGATGAGGGCGTTCCGATCGCCAAGTCCGGTTATCGCCCGCAGGTTTCTGCCTCTGCAACCGGGACGCTGACGCGCGTCGATCAGGAGCGAACCGGGACCCGTGATTTCCATGACGGGCAGGTCGGCATCTCGATCACTCAGACGATCTTCGACGGATTTCAGACCTTGAACAACGTCAGGGCGGCGCAGTCGGACGTCTTCTCCGGGCGGGAGACGCTGAAGGCCAACGAGATCCAGATTCTCCTGTCGGCTGCCCAGTCCTACGCGAATATCGCCCGCGACCAGCAGATCGTCTCCATCCGCCGTCAGAACCTCGCCTTCCTCCGCGAACAGTTGAATGCCGCCCAGGCCCGCCTTGACGTGGGCGAGGGCACGCGGACCGACGTCAGCCAGGCGGAGGCCGAACTTGCCAACGCGCAGTCGCTGCTCGTCGCCGCGATTGCCCAATTGAAGCAGAGCGAAGCGGTCTATGTGCAGATCGTCGGCGCCGCCCCGACGGGTATCCGCCAGCCCGGTCCTGCAACGAAGGGCATGCCGCGGTCTCTGGATCAGGCGGTTGCCACCGGCCTGCGGGAGAACCCGCAGATCCTTGCAGCGCAGTATAATGTCGATTCGGCTGGTTTCCAGGTGAAATCGGCCGAGGGCACGATGCTGCCAGGCGTCGTCCTCCAGGGATCGGTCACGCGCAACACCGGCAATTCCGGCACGAGCGGACTCGACGACACCACCGCGAGTGTCACCGCCCGCCTTGAGGTGCCGATCTACCAGGGTGGCGCTGAATACGGCCAGATTCGCCAGGCGAAGGAAATTCTCGGCCAGCAGCGCATCCTCGTCGATTCCGCGCGCGCCTCGGTGCAGCAGACGGTTGTCTCCGCCCATGCGCAGCTCGAATCCGCGCTTGCCCGGATCACCGCCAGCAGGTCGCAGATCTCGGCCGCGAATCTCGCTTTGGAAGGTGTCATCGAAGAACGCAAGGTCGGCCAGCGCACCACGCTCGACGTGCTCGATGCGCAGCAGGACGTTCTGGATGCGCAGGAATCGCTTGCCGCCGCCCAGCGCGATGCCGTCGTGGCAAGCTACGCCCTGCTTGCTGCCATGGGCAAGTTGACCGTCGCCGTTCAAGGCCTGCAAGTCGCCGAATATCGCCCCGAACAGCACTATGAAGCCGTCAAGGACAAGTGGTTCGGCCTGCGTACCGTAGACGGACGCTAA
- a CDS encoding PopZ family protein has translation MAQLNVAREPSMDEILASIRKIIENNEPGLAGASVPQTFEDGPDDEIELTIDSEIDAAAFASSEHHLPSRISLSDAEPANGGAGTATASASSPLSLADVAARVRAASERHASHYAAKEAPIPEQPSLAERSPPEKSAVDSPLITSRMAGVSFSKAPSAATEQLPESASPHSLAEEPVAMAAVPPAPAHSSAPEVAQRGDKEAGAIVSPSVGRQVARAFEDLAHAVDHGPRRSFDEIAEAMLRPMLQEWLDDNLPTLVERLVREEIERVARGPRR, from the coding sequence ATGGCACAGCTCAATGTCGCACGAGAACCTTCGATGGATGAGATCCTGGCATCCATTCGCAAGATCATCGAGAACAACGAGCCTGGTCTGGCCGGCGCCTCTGTACCGCAAACCTTCGAGGACGGCCCGGACGACGAGATCGAGCTGACGATCGACTCCGAAATCGATGCTGCGGCATTCGCTTCGTCCGAACACCACCTCCCGTCGCGCATCTCCCTGTCGGACGCCGAGCCGGCCAATGGCGGCGCGGGGACGGCAACGGCATCCGCTTCGTCGCCCCTTTCGCTCGCCGACGTCGCCGCGCGCGTGCGTGCGGCCTCCGAACGGCATGCGTCGCATTACGCTGCCAAGGAGGCCCCGATCCCCGAGCAGCCCAGTCTGGCAGAAAGAAGTCCGCCGGAAAAATCGGCAGTGGACAGCCCGCTGATCACATCACGGATGGCGGGTGTGTCGTTTTCGAAAGCGCCCTCGGCCGCTACCGAGCAGCTGCCCGAAAGCGCGTCGCCGCACAGCCTTGCCGAAGAGCCCGTGGCGATGGCGGCCGTCCCGCCGGCGCCGGCCCACTCCTCCGCTCCGGAGGTGGCCCAGAGAGGCGACAAGGAGGCCGGGGCGATCGTATCGCCCTCCGTCGGCCGACAGGTGGCGCGTGCTTTTGAAGATCTGGCCCACGCGGTGGACCACGGACCGCGGCGGTCTTTCGACGAGATCGCCGAGGCGATGCTCCGGCCAATGCTGCAGGAATGGCTCGACGACAATTTGCCGACGCTGGTCGAGCGATTGGTGCGCGAGGAGATCGAACGGGTCGCGCGCGGTCCCCGGCGCTAA